A window of Clostridium sp. 'White wine YQ' contains these coding sequences:
- a CDS encoding dipeptidase: MKFIDMHCDTPSFLYKNRSESLKKSSGSVDIDKLIKGEALCQFFAFFINLEKVEDPFQEFKSMFINFQKELNINKDKINEVTGYKNLYSDKIGALFTIEEGEVIKGDIDNLIEVYNLGIRGITLTWNYENSIGYPNYKKEFMNKGLKEFGIEVVNKMNELGMLIDTSHLSDGGFYDVYKYSKKPFIASHSNAREICNHPRNLTDDMIKILGNTGGVMGMNFCSWFLGKSEVSKIDDIIAHIKHIRNVGGIEVIALGSDFDGIENKVEIEDVSKMPLLKEALIKNGFKENEIEKIFYKNAERVIKEIL; encoded by the coding sequence ATGAAATTTATAGATATGCATTGTGATACACCATCATTTTTATATAAAAATAGGAGCGAGTCGCTTAAAAAGAGTAGTGGATCTGTGGATATAGATAAACTAATTAAAGGAGAAGCATTATGTCAGTTTTTTGCGTTCTTTATAAATTTAGAAAAGGTAGAAGATCCTTTTCAAGAGTTTAAAAGTATGTTTATTAACTTTCAAAAAGAATTAAATATTAATAAAGACAAAATTAATGAAGTAACTGGTTACAAGAATTTATATAGTGATAAAATTGGAGCACTTTTTACGATTGAAGAAGGAGAAGTAATAAAAGGAGATATAGATAATTTAATAGAAGTATATAATTTAGGAATTAGAGGAATTACATTAACCTGGAATTATGAGAACTCTATTGGATATCCAAATTATAAAAAAGAATTTATGAATAAAGGACTTAAGGAATTTGGTATAGAAGTAGTTAATAAAATGAATGAATTAGGCATGCTCATTGATACATCTCATCTCTCTGATGGAGGCTTTTATGATGTTTATAAATATTCGAAAAAACCATTTATTGCTTCCCATTCAAATGCTAGAGAAATATGTAATCATCCTAGAAATTTAACTGATGACATGATAAAAATACTAGGGAATACTGGAGGAGTAATGGGTATGAATTTCTGCTCTTGGTTTTTAGGAAAAAGCGAAGTATCTAAAATAGATGATATTATTGCTCATATCAAACATATTCGAAATGTAGGGGGAATTGAAGTTATAGCCTTAGGCAGTGATTTTGATGGAATAGAGAATAAGGTGGAAATAGAAGATGTTTCTAAAATGCCTTTGCTTAAGGAAGCTCTTATTAAGAATGGATTTAAGGAAAATGAGATAGAAAAAATATTTTATAAAAATGCTGAGAGGGTTATAAAAGAAATTTTATAG
- a CDS encoding M16 family metallopeptidase translates to MVKLNFDAKSHVLENGFKVITINKDTQLAAINLGIKVGALYEDDNEKGISHFIEHMVFKGTKKRNNEELNNELENLGGEYNAYTDYTSTVYSVTCLQEEIENAIELVSDMIINPVFDEEELKKERGVILSEIRTSKDDVEDLSFRRTSDFAFQKSGLKYDIMGTEESVAAFKRQDLVEFYKRYYNSTNAILTFVSSYSHDEAIGLVQKYFGSWEKSITVKHEFIFEKNKHGIFESYKNDIEQTTITYLFAFKELPKSMELPLKILNHKLGESSNSLLFRELRENRGLAYDVYTHLDISKDVKTLHIFTSVDEESASETMKVINNCIEDIKNRKIIFDDSTFSLMKKVHKTAVISTLEDPTDLGNYCLHQLLEDEDIYEFIEDMDELNKLKPEDIYEVSELLLKAPTIHILKPNERDE, encoded by the coding sequence ATGGTGAAACTTAATTTTGACGCAAAGTCCCATGTTTTAGAAAATGGGTTTAAAGTTATAACAATAAATAAAGATACACAATTAGCGGCTATAAACTTAGGAATAAAGGTAGGGGCCCTATATGAGGATGATAATGAGAAAGGAATATCTCATTTTATTGAACATATGGTATTTAAGGGAACCAAAAAAAGAAATAACGAAGAATTAAATAATGAATTGGAAAATTTAGGCGGGGAATATAATGCTTATACAGATTATACTTCAACAGTCTATTCAGTTACCTGTCTTCAAGAGGAAATTGAAAATGCTATAGAGTTAGTGAGTGATATGATTATAAATCCAGTTTTTGATGAAGAAGAATTGAAAAAGGAAAGAGGGGTAATTCTATCTGAAATCAGAACTAGTAAGGATGATGTAGAGGACTTGAGCTTTAGAAGAACTAGTGACTTTGCTTTTCAAAAAAGTGGGCTTAAGTATGATATAATGGGAACAGAAGAAAGTGTTGCAGCGTTTAAAAGACAAGATTTAGTAGAGTTCTATAAAAGATACTATAATTCAACTAATGCGATACTAACGTTTGTATCAAGTTATTCTCATGATGAAGCAATTGGTTTAGTTCAAAAATATTTTGGTTCTTGGGAAAAATCAATTACTGTTAAACATGAGTTTATATTTGAAAAAAATAAACATGGAATATTTGAAAGTTATAAGAATGATATTGAACAAACCACAATAACTTATTTATTTGCTTTTAAGGAATTACCTAAGAGCATGGAACTTCCTTTGAAAATTCTAAATCATAAGTTAGGAGAAAGTTCAAATTCACTACTTTTTAGAGAATTAAGAGAAAATAGGGGTTTAGCCTATGATGTATATACTCATTTGGATATAAGTAAAGATGTAAAAACTCTTCATATATTTACGTCAGTAGATGAAGAGAGCGCATCTGAGACTATGAAGGTAATTAATAACTGTATAGAAGATATAAAGAATAGAAAAATAATTTTTGATGATTCAACATTCTCTTTAATGAAAAAGGTTCATAAAACTGCTGTTATTTCTACTTTAGAAGATCCAACAGATTTAGGAAACTATTGTTTACATCAGTTATTAGAAGATGAAGATATATACGAATTTATTGAAGATATGGATGAGCTAAATAAATTAAAGCCAGAAGATATATATGAAGTTTCAGAACTTTTACTTAAGGCTCCAACAATTCATATTTTAAAACCCAATGAAAGAGATGAATAA
- a CDS encoding metallophosphoesterase: MYNKRLDNLCCNSKIVELEPRDKFVFISDCHRGDGSYRDSLIQNYNIYKGALNYYLKNKFKLIEIGDGDELWENKDFRDIGFVYKDIFEILLKFKKRKDLYLIWGNHDMIKKNKKKLTRIINFSKNEAFYKVLMDLYNESEIYEGIKLVDGENEYLVIHGHQVDFFNSDLWLLSRFLLRSVWSKLQTFGIKTPISPARNISKRNKIDSRIIEWCTKNNKRIIAGHTHSSRISDLKTGEYYNDGCCVFPNHITTLEYENQRFKLIKWTLDIELDNRIVLSRKEL, translated from the coding sequence ATGTACAATAAAAGATTAGATAATCTATGCTGTAATTCTAAAATAGTAGAGTTAGAGCCAAGAGATAAGTTTGTATTTATAAGTGATTGTCATAGAGGTGATGGAAGCTATAGAGATAGTTTAATACAGAATTATAATATATATAAAGGAGCCTTAAACTATTATTTGAAAAATAAATTTAAACTAATAGAAATTGGAGATGGCGACGAACTTTGGGAAAATAAAGATTTTAGAGATATAGGGTTTGTTTATAAAGATATTTTTGAAATTCTTCTTAAGTTTAAGAAAAGAAAGGACCTTTATCTTATATGGGGAAATCATGATATGATAAAGAAGAATAAGAAAAAGTTAACAAGAATAATTAATTTCAGTAAGAATGAAGCTTTTTACAAAGTACTTATGGATTTGTATAATGAAAGTGAAATATATGAAGGAATTAAGTTAGTAGATGGAGAAAATGAATACCTAGTAATACATGGACATCAAGTGGATTTTTTTAATAGTGATCTATGGTTGCTTTCACGGTTTTTATTGAGGAGTGTATGGAGTAAATTGCAAACCTTTGGAATTAAGACGCCTATATCTCCAGCAAGAAATATTTCTAAAAGAAATAAAATAGATAGTAGGATAATAGAGTGGTGTACAAAAAATAATAAGAGGATTATAGCAGGACATACACATAGCAGCAGAATAAGTGATTTAAAGACAGGAGAGTATTATAATGATGGGTGTTGTGTATTTCCAAACCATATTACCACCTTAGAGTATGAAAATCAAAGATTTAAATTAATTAAATGGACTTTAGATATAGAATTAGATAATAGGATAGTTTTATCCAGAAAAGAATTATAA
- a CDS encoding transglutaminase-like domain-containing protein → MKSYYIDILFLSCLLIPIIIGIFNGFKANNFMNEIKSIEESICLIISFFFTINFLNKSSLFNKNFFDSISPTFSEFVQNNPKLSYYIILIICTSIAYGISLIPFAIINSVIINPVVKRVESYSDGGGSIRRAIISGFFKIPYGIILACLFGMMLQGIIFLKPSDKITKVASESKSYQYFYKNIFNPISTSNFAKTLPDLIGDSLKIDVVNSEANVGNSTDIPKGGIVLYNGITLDEGIKSNSEIDSLARSITKNKTSTKEKAKVIYSWVGSNVKYDYSKAEAIMSDNYRNKSGAIEAYNTRKGICFDYACLYVAMARANNLKVRIVVGQGFDGTKWVSHAWNEVYLPEEKRWINVDPTFYVGGNYFDNKNFDSDHKKDKVIGEW, encoded by the coding sequence TTGAAAAGTTATTATATAGATATACTTTTTCTTTCTTGTTTACTGATTCCTATAATAATAGGGATATTTAATGGATTTAAAGCTAATAATTTTATGAATGAGATAAAAAGTATTGAGGAAAGTATATGTCTTATTATTTCATTTTTCTTTACAATAAACTTTTTAAATAAAAGCTCATTGTTTAACAAGAATTTTTTTGATTCAATTTCACCTACATTTAGCGAGTTTGTGCAAAATAATCCTAAACTATCGTATTATATAATTCTTATAATATGTACTTCAATCGCATATGGAATAAGTTTAATACCTTTTGCTATAATTAATAGTGTGATTATTAATCCAGTAGTTAAAAGAGTTGAGAGTTATTCAGATGGTGGAGGGAGCATAAGAAGAGCTATAATTTCAGGGTTTTTTAAGATACCTTATGGAATAATTTTAGCTTGTCTATTTGGTATGATGCTGCAAGGAATAATATTCCTAAAGCCTTCTGATAAAATTACTAAGGTTGCAAGTGAATCAAAGTCCTATCAATATTTTTATAAAAATATATTTAACCCTATTTCTACTTCAAATTTTGCGAAGACTTTACCAGATTTAATTGGTGACTCACTAAAGATAGATGTAGTTAATAGTGAAGCAAATGTAGGAAATAGTACAGACATCCCTAAAGGAGGCATTGTACTTTACAATGGAATAACCTTGGATGAAGGTATTAAATCTAATAGTGAAATTGACTCCTTGGCTAGAAGTATAACTAAAAATAAGACATCAACCAAGGAAAAAGCAAAGGTAATCTATTCTTGGGTAGGAAGCAATGTAAAATATGATTATTCAAAAGCTGAGGCTATAATGAGTGATAATTATAGAAATAAGTCTGGAGCAATAGAAGCATATAACACAAGAAAAGGTATATGTTTTGACTATGCATGTTTATATGTTGCCATGGCTAGAGCCAACAATTTAAAGGTTAGGATTGTAGTTGGACAAGGATTTGATGGAACAAAGTGGGTAAGTCATGCATGGAATGAAGTGTATTTGCCAGAAGAAAAAAGATGGATAAATGTTGATCCAACATTCTATGTTGGTGGAAACTATTTTGATAATAAAAATTTTGATAGTGATCATAAGAAAGATAAAGTAATTGGGGAATGGTAA
- a CDS encoding tetratricopeptide repeat protein, with the protein MSYFQEANNLYNSKNYLKALDYYEKAIKINENLSCSYYNAGVCAIKMKNYNIAIKYIEKALSYSAESKYFFNLAYSYAMISNSKKALLYFNRAWALDNNDTDCEKAIDLLLKKLPRRL; encoded by the coding sequence ATGAGTTATTTTCAAGAAGCAAACAATCTTTACAATAGTAAAAACTACCTTAAGGCATTGGATTATTATGAAAAAGCTATAAAAATCAATGAAAATTTATCTTGCTCATATTATAATGCAGGAGTATGTGCTATAAAAATGAAAAATTATAATATAGCAATCAAATACATAGAAAAGGCTTTAAGCTATTCAGCTGAAAGTAAGTATTTTTTTAATCTTGCTTATTCATATGCAATGATTTCTAACTCTAAAAAGGCACTTTTATATTTTAATAGAGCATGGGCCTTAGATAATAATGATACAGATTGTGAAAAAGCAATTGATTTACTTTTAAAAAAATTGCCAAGGCGATTATGA
- a CDS encoding sensor histidine kinase, with amino-acid sequence MNSKIGKRIFIITLLTLTILVSLILIFQKSFFEKFYVQEKTKNLSNNLDTFSRNNSFKGDDSTTLLESMYKFQEDNNGQLGILYLDTSKVFFPPNTRSEFKNLFRSIFNGLASDKTTVNSLISSGKVKTETYYSEELDTNIIVSACPMSLNYKYDSILIAVSTVHPIREASSVLSSFIPYFIAVSLLVAVLYSVILSRYIANPLIKLNRIAAKMSNMDFSERYTPKDNDEINNLGETLNFLSSNLSNALEELKSKNLSLQNEVEREREIEEMRKNFIANVSHELKTPIGIIEGYAEGLRDGVLKDPDGNYFNIIIDEAHKMNKLVMDMLELSKLQSGVLKPKFESFNLIRMINLSLRKYEGLINEKNLSINFKPSFEYLYVIGDTFQIEQVLSNFITNAIKYTPNNEEIIISLEKLNESILVSIENLGASIAPEELDNIWNKFYKVDKSGKRDGNSSGLGLSITRGILDLHKSSYGIKNTEKGVLAFFTLEISKETEYED; translated from the coding sequence ATGAATAGTAAAATAGGTAAAAGGATATTTATTATCACCTTATTAACACTAACAATTCTAGTTTCACTTATTTTAATTTTCCAAAAAAGTTTCTTTGAAAAATTCTATGTACAAGAAAAAACTAAAAATCTTAGTAATAACCTAGATACATTTAGTAGAAACAATTCTTTTAAGGGTGATGATAGTACTACTTTGCTAGAATCAATGTATAAATTTCAAGAAGATAACAATGGCCAACTAGGAATATTATATCTAGATACATCTAAAGTATTTTTTCCTCCTAATACAAGGAGTGAATTTAAAAATCTATTTAGATCAATTTTTAATGGGCTAGCCTCTGATAAAACTACTGTTAATTCATTGATTTCTTCAGGTAAAGTAAAAACAGAAACATACTATAGTGAAGAATTAGACACTAATATAATAGTATCAGCTTGTCCAATGTCACTGAATTACAAATATGATTCTATTCTTATTGCCGTTTCCACTGTTCACCCAATTAGAGAAGCTTCAAGTGTATTATCTTCATTTATCCCATACTTTATAGCTGTCTCTTTATTAGTTGCCGTACTATATTCAGTTATTTTATCTAGATATATAGCAAATCCACTTATAAAGCTTAATAGAATTGCAGCTAAAATGAGTAACATGGATTTTTCAGAAAGATATACTCCTAAAGATAATGATGAAATAAACAATCTAGGAGAAACTTTAAACTTCTTGTCTTCTAACTTAAGTAATGCACTAGAAGAGCTTAAAAGCAAGAATTTATCTCTCCAGAATGAAGTTGAAAGGGAACGAGAGATTGAGGAAATGAGAAAAAACTTTATCGCAAATGTTTCCCATGAATTAAAAACCCCTATTGGAATAATAGAGGGATATGCCGAGGGGCTGAGGGATGGCGTATTGAAGGATCCTGATGGAAATTACTTCAATATCATAATTGATGAAGCTCATAAGATGAATAAACTCGTTATGGATATGCTAGAGTTATCTAAGCTTCAATCCGGAGTATTAAAACCTAAGTTTGAAAGTTTCAACCTAATAAGAATGATAAATTTATCTCTTAGAAAATATGAAGGTTTGATAAATGAAAAAAATCTATCAATAAACTTTAAACCTTCTTTTGAATATCTTTACGTAATTGGTGATACTTTTCAGATTGAACAAGTATTAAGTAACTTTATAACTAATGCAATAAAATACACTCCTAACAATGAGGAGATAATTATCTCTTTAGAAAAGTTAAATGAATCAATCCTTGTATCCATAGAAAATTTAGGTGCATCTATTGCCCCAGAAGAGCTTGATAATATATGGAATAAGTTCTATAAGGTTGATAAATCAGGTAAGCGTGATGGAAATTCATCTGGATTAGGACTGTCTATTACAAGAGGCATATTAGATCTGCATAAAAGTTCTTACGGTATTAAAAATACTGAAAAAGGTGTTTTAGCTTTTTTCACATTAGAAATTTCAAAAGAAACCGAATATGAAGATTAA
- the recX gene encoding recombination regulator RecX — translation MSKITKIEVAKRNKERVNVYIDEAYAFSCFGELIYKFNLSKDMVIDLDSLSELVAQEEFLKCKNSALRILEKNYKTRKEIEDKLIEKEYSDKTIERTFKFLEEYNFINDDKYSELYIKDKIKNQGRNKIKYTLMRKGIDKETINEKLMNIDENIEKDTCIKLAEKKLQSLARKEDNKYVISTKLIKFLISKGYDYEMASGVAKEILNINIYD, via the coding sequence TTGAGTAAGATAACAAAAATTGAAGTAGCTAAAAGAAATAAAGAAAGAGTAAATGTATATATTGATGAAGCATATGCATTCTCTTGTTTTGGAGAGTTAATATATAAATTTAATTTATCTAAAGATATGGTGATAGACTTAGATAGCTTAAGTGAGTTAGTTGCTCAAGAAGAATTTTTAAAATGCAAAAATTCAGCATTAAGAATACTTGAAAAAAATTATAAAACCAGAAAAGAAATTGAAGATAAGTTAATAGAAAAAGAATATTCAGACAAGACAATTGAAAGAACTTTTAAATTTTTAGAGGAATATAATTTCATAAATGATGATAAATATAGTGAACTGTATATAAAAGATAAGATAAAGAATCAAGGAAGAAATAAGATTAAGTATACATTAATGAGAAAAGGTATTGATAAAGAAACAATTAATGAGAAGTTAATGAATATTGATGAAAATATTGAAAAAGATACTTGCATTAAACTAGCAGAAAAAAAGCTACAGAGTTTAGCAAGAAAAGAAGATAACAAATATGTTATATCTACTAAGCTTATTAAGTTTTTGATATCTAAAGGCTATGACTATGAAATGGCCTCTGGTGTAGCAAAAGAAATATTGAACATTAATATTTATGATTAA
- a CDS encoding response regulator transcription factor, with translation MMENILIVEDEHRIRALLKDYLVIEQFNIIEASNGNEGLHLFKQNDIQLVILDIMMPGLNGLAVMEEIRKTSSVPIILLTAKSQEEDKLLGYELGADDYITKPFSPKVLVAKIKALLKRTSSSSKGTIINFSKLSVNKESMEVLVNGTSVTLTPKEYDLLLYLIENEKIVLSRDTILDGVWGYDYFGDNRVVDTTVKRLREKLTVASDYIVTVRGSGYKFEVKE, from the coding sequence ATTATGGAAAATATATTAATTGTTGAAGATGAACATAGAATAAGAGCGCTATTAAAAGATTATCTTGTTATTGAGCAATTTAACATAATTGAAGCATCCAACGGGAATGAAGGATTACACCTTTTTAAACAAAATGACATACAGCTAGTTATATTAGATATAATGATGCCTGGTCTCAATGGTTTAGCTGTAATGGAGGAAATAAGAAAAACTTCATCAGTTCCTATAATTCTACTTACTGCTAAAAGCCAGGAAGAAGATAAACTATTAGGCTATGAACTAGGTGCTGATGACTATATTACTAAGCCATTTTCTCCAAAAGTTCTTGTAGCCAAAATTAAAGCATTACTAAAAAGAACTAGTTCTAGTTCTAAGGGTACTATTATAAACTTTTCTAAACTAAGTGTAAATAAGGAATCCATGGAAGTATTGGTTAATGGAACTTCAGTTACACTTACACCAAAAGAGTATGATTTATTATTGTATCTTATTGAGAATGAAAAAATTGTTCTATCTAGAGACACAATCTTGGACGGAGTTTGGGGATATGACTATTTTGGAGATAACAGAGTCGTAGATACTACTGTGAAACGTTTAAGGGAAAAGCTAACTGTTGCATCTGATTACATCGTAACAGTTAGAGGAAGCGGATATAAATTTGAGGTGAAAGAATGA
- the ymfI gene encoding elongation factor P 5-aminopentanone reductase, giving the protein MSNLKGKVAIVTGASKGIGKSIAISLAEKGANIIINYNSDEKGAIDTQEKIKALGGDSYIVKGNVANYNDCQYIVDKTLNVFKRIDILVNNAGISKIGLFMDTKVEEMDSLIDVNIKGVFNMSHVVIPHMLSERRGSIINISSMWGIAGASCEVIYSSTKGAINLFTKSLAKEMGSANIRVNAVAPGVIETEMNKWMNKEEREELEEEIPLGRFGEGKEVGDLVSYLSSDESRYITGQIISIDGGFL; this is encoded by the coding sequence ATGAGTAATTTAAAAGGTAAAGTAGCAATTGTTACTGGGGCATCAAAAGGAATAGGAAAATCTATTGCAATTAGTTTGGCAGAAAAAGGTGCAAATATAATTATAAATTATAACAGTGATGAAAAAGGGGCAATTGACACACAAGAGAAGATAAAGGCACTTGGAGGGGATAGTTATATAGTAAAAGGGAATGTTGCAAATTATAATGATTGCCAATATATAGTTGATAAGACTCTTAATGTGTTTAAAAGAATAGATATACTAGTAAATAATGCAGGCATTTCAAAAATAGGATTATTTATGGATACAAAAGTAGAAGAAATGGACTCTTTAATAGATGTAAATATCAAGGGAGTATTTAATATGTCGCATGTTGTTATTCCGCATATGTTATCTGAAAGAAGAGGAAGTATTATAAATATTTCCTCCATGTGGGGAATAGCAGGAGCGTCTTGTGAGGTAATTTATTCTTCAACAAAAGGGGCAATAAATTTATTTACAAAATCTTTAGCAAAAGAAATGGGTTCTGCGAATATAAGAGTAAATGCAGTTGCACCAGGGGTTATAGAAACAGAAATGAATAAATGGATGAATAAAGAAGAAAGAGAGGAATTAGAAGAAGAAATTCCGCTCGGCAGATTTGGGGAAGGAAAAGAAGTTGGAGATTTAGTTAGTTATTTATCAAGTGATGAAAGTAGATATATAACTGGACAAATAATCTCAATAGATGGGGGCTTTTTATAG